A window from Methylococcus mesophilus encodes these proteins:
- a CDS encoding sulfotransferase family protein codes for MFFNYRGFLKALRLALFQRPFRLRRWFYVLLFSALYLAFVAFVALGRLLDHVFFPGFRKTGVERPVFVIAPPRSGTSFLQRVLCADEQRFVHWKMYQTIFPSICFQAVFNGLAWIDVKCGGVIRRLMQGCERKWFGGWDEMHRMRLDQPEEDQALFLYAFASEAIFMLFPFVEPLWEVGFPDALPPASRRKLMAYYRSCMQRHVYANGGGRILLVKSTHASGAIESIAEEFPDARFITIVRHPDEAIPSHVSLFVPVWQAHSPEIEKDGAESKAYAALAAEWYRHLHRFRARVEPANYYCIDYRDLRADPGRTVAALYRHFGWNMTESYRAVLQDFTERQRTFQSTHRYSLEEFGLSKQWIRQGLGPVIESHGLDGEAASSQKQQTESLGQALVPGGYRRSSAFGQQAVIRGMQEPEEDQGEPVGHHHRHRLRAGETFHGDEDGQGDVAVGCAECDHSPAL; via the coding sequence ATGTTCTTCAATTACCGCGGCTTTCTGAAAGCCCTGCGCCTGGCGTTGTTCCAGCGGCCATTCCGGCTCAGGCGCTGGTTTTACGTACTGCTTTTTTCCGCCTTGTATCTCGCTTTCGTGGCTTTCGTGGCGCTCGGCCGCCTGCTGGATCACGTCTTTTTTCCCGGCTTCAGAAAAACCGGCGTCGAACGGCCGGTATTCGTGATCGCCCCGCCCCGGAGCGGGACCTCCTTCCTGCAGCGTGTGCTCTGCGCGGACGAGCAGCGCTTCGTGCACTGGAAGATGTACCAGACCATCTTTCCGAGCATCTGCTTTCAGGCCGTCTTCAACGGTCTGGCGTGGATCGACGTCAAGTGCGGCGGTGTGATCCGGCGCCTGATGCAAGGGTGCGAGCGGAAGTGGTTCGGCGGCTGGGACGAAATGCACCGGATGCGCCTGGACCAGCCGGAGGAAGACCAGGCACTGTTCCTCTACGCCTTCGCTTCCGAGGCGATCTTCATGCTGTTTCCGTTCGTGGAGCCGCTTTGGGAGGTGGGTTTTCCCGATGCCCTTCCGCCGGCATCCCGCCGCAAGCTGATGGCCTATTACCGCTCCTGCATGCAGCGCCATGTCTACGCCAACGGCGGCGGGCGCATCCTGCTGGTCAAGTCGACCCATGCTTCGGGCGCCATCGAGTCGATCGCGGAGGAGTTTCCGGACGCCCGATTCATCACCATCGTTCGCCACCCGGACGAAGCGATCCCCTCCCACGTCAGCCTGTTCGTTCCGGTCTGGCAGGCCCATTCGCCGGAAATCGAAAAGGACGGGGCCGAGTCGAAAGCCTACGCCGCCCTGGCAGCCGAATGGTACCGGCATCTGCACCGGTTCCGCGCGCGGGTGGAACCCGCCAATTATTACTGCATCGACTACCGCGATCTCCGGGCCGATCCGGGCCGCACGGTCGCCGCCCTTTACCGCCACTTCGGCTGGAACATGACCGAATCCTACCGGGCGGTGCTGCAGGACTTCACCGAGCGGCAGCGCACTTTCCAGAGCACCCATCGCTATTCGCTGGAGGAATTCGGGCTGTCGAAACAGTGGATACGCCAGGGACTGGGTCCGGTGATCGAAAGCCACGGCCTGGACGGGGAGGCGGCTTCCAGCCAGAAGCAACAGACAGAAAGCCTAGGGCAGGCGCTTGTTCCAGGCGGGTACCGGCGATCCTCGGCGTTCGGCCAGCAAGCGGTAATACGCGGCATGCAGGAGCCCGAGGAGGATCAGGGCGAGCCCGTCGGCCACCACCACCGCCACCGCCTGCGTGCCGGCGAAACTTTCCACGGCGACGAGGATGGCCAGGGCGATGTTGCGGTTGGCTGTGCCGAATGCGATCACTCGCCTGCCCTGTGA
- a CDS encoding MMPL family transporter — translation MITRKIRLRTRIDRLLSVWFYFSMRHAVAVIAFSILAATAAVNYTIHNLRINTYPGNVLSDELPWRQDKLAYERAFPQFRDSIVIVLDAPTPDQARDAAARLYHRLREDAAQFEWVFYPPESGFFRENGLLFDDAVDLEKLSDHLAKVQPFLAEVSADRSLRGVFSLLERALRTGEDKDIDFAAVFGRLASALRGYLDGSGTPLSWIELMAGEDAKPADRRVLLEVMPRIEYSSLAPGENLMAAIRQTGKELRLEESGVAMRLTGAAALSVDELKSASVGAQMASLGSFLGVSLVMLIGLRSLWLVLAVQIGLVLGLIFTAAFAAVALCQLNLISVAFSVMYIGIGADYAIYLSLRYRELACRSHSHRSALKRAVRHVGGSLEIGTLTTAVGFFCFVPTSYRGVAELGIISGAGMFISLLVTLAILPAFLCLRRPSRYLGPHAGHAEPPRWQRNFLTFPLRHSRGVLVAAAIVAALAFVQLKSARFDQNPLNLQDPSAESVQTFRELLADGSNSPWFLAALAKDGGEAAAMKQRLEKLPVVDKVLTLEDFVPEDQDEKLDLIDQMALTLGPQPASGDTKPRPAPDEEAAAVRRFLATLTAHLSAHPDAADAPAGFRLAAEQARLAERIQSTQGEARTETVARVSQTLVGGLGSQLDRLADALKARRVGIGDLPDDFRSRWITKDGVQRVEIRPKEDLHDPQAMRRFVDQVRQVVPHATGVPVLFLESSDAVVTAFLQAFAYAIVAIIVILFLTMEKKIDVLLVLLPLLLASLLTGAAMALAKVPFNFANIIALPLVFGMGVDNCIHMVHRFRTAPPKDGILLHTSTALAVVLSALTNISGFGNLAVSPHLGMASMGIMLSIGILATLLCSMIVLPALLAQTEHLGRRLTKPCG, via the coding sequence TTGATCACGCGAAAAATACGCCTACGGACCCGTATCGACCGCCTGTTGTCCGTCTGGTTCTATTTTTCGATGCGCCACGCCGTGGCGGTGATCGCTTTTTCGATCCTCGCCGCCACGGCCGCCGTAAACTACACTATCCACAACCTCCGCATCAACACCTACCCCGGCAATGTGCTGTCGGACGAACTGCCGTGGCGCCAGGACAAGCTGGCCTACGAAAGGGCCTTCCCGCAGTTCCGCGATTCCATCGTCATCGTCCTCGACGCCCCGACGCCGGACCAGGCACGGGATGCGGCGGCCAGGCTCTATCACCGGCTGCGCGAGGATGCCGCCCAATTCGAATGGGTGTTCTATCCACCGGAAAGCGGATTCTTCCGCGAGAACGGCCTGCTGTTCGACGACGCCGTGGACCTGGAAAAACTGTCCGATCACCTGGCCAAGGTGCAGCCGTTCCTGGCGGAGGTGTCCGCCGACCGGAGCCTGCGCGGCGTTTTCTCGCTCCTGGAGCGGGCCCTGCGCACCGGAGAGGACAAGGACATCGATTTCGCCGCCGTGTTCGGCCGCCTCGCCTCGGCGCTCCGCGGCTATCTGGACGGCTCCGGGACGCCCCTGTCCTGGATCGAACTGATGGCCGGCGAGGACGCCAAGCCCGCCGACAGGCGCGTGCTGCTGGAAGTCATGCCGCGGATCGAATACAGCTCGCTGGCGCCCGGCGAAAATCTCATGGCGGCGATCCGCCAGACCGGCAAGGAGCTGCGCCTGGAAGAAAGCGGCGTCGCGATGCGGCTCACCGGTGCCGCCGCCTTGTCCGTGGACGAACTCAAGAGCGCCAGCGTCGGCGCCCAGATGGCGAGCCTCGGCTCGTTCCTGGGGGTCAGCCTGGTCATGCTGATCGGGTTGCGGTCGCTGTGGCTGGTGCTGGCGGTGCAGATCGGCCTGGTGCTCGGACTGATCTTCACCGCTGCCTTCGCCGCCGTGGCGCTCTGCCAGCTCAATCTGATTTCGGTCGCCTTCTCCGTCATGTACATCGGCATCGGCGCCGATTACGCCATTTATCTGAGCCTGCGCTACCGCGAGCTGGCCTGCCGCTCGCACAGCCACCGCAGCGCCCTGAAACGCGCCGTCCGCCACGTCGGCGGTTCGCTGGAAATCGGTACCCTGACCACCGCCGTCGGCTTCTTCTGCTTCGTGCCCACCAGCTACCGGGGGGTCGCCGAGTTGGGGATCATTTCCGGCGCCGGCATGTTCATCAGCCTGCTGGTGACACTCGCCATCCTCCCCGCCTTCCTCTGCCTCCGACGCCCTTCCCGTTACCTCGGTCCCCATGCCGGGCATGCCGAGCCGCCGCGCTGGCAGCGGAATTTCCTGACTTTTCCGCTGCGCCATTCGCGGGGCGTTCTGGTCGCTGCGGCCATCGTCGCCGCCCTCGCCTTCGTGCAACTGAAGTCGGCGCGCTTCGACCAGAATCCGCTCAACCTCCAGGATCCCTCCGCCGAATCGGTCCAAACCTTCCGCGAACTGCTGGCCGACGGCTCCAATTCGCCCTGGTTCCTGGCGGCGCTGGCCAAGGATGGCGGAGAAGCGGCGGCCATGAAGCAGCGGCTGGAAAAGCTGCCGGTGGTGGACAAGGTTCTGACGCTCGAGGATTTCGTGCCGGAAGACCAGGACGAAAAACTGGACCTGATCGACCAGATGGCGCTGACCCTGGGGCCGCAGCCGGCATCGGGCGACACCAAGCCGCGGCCCGCGCCCGACGAGGAGGCCGCGGCCGTGCGCCGGTTCCTGGCGACCCTCACGGCTCACCTCTCGGCCCACCCCGACGCCGCCGACGCGCCGGCCGGCTTCCGCCTCGCCGCGGAACAGGCCCGGCTGGCCGAACGCATCCAGTCCACGCAGGGCGAGGCCCGAACCGAAACCGTGGCGCGGGTATCTCAGACCCTGGTGGGCGGGCTCGGCAGCCAGTTGGACCGGCTGGCGGATGCGCTGAAGGCCCGCCGGGTCGGCATCGGCGACCTGCCGGACGACTTCCGCTCCCGCTGGATCACCAAGGATGGCGTACAGCGGGTCGAAATCCGGCCGAAAGAGGACCTGCACGACCCGCAAGCCATGCGCCGGTTCGTCGATCAGGTCCGGCAGGTGGTGCCGCACGCCACCGGGGTGCCGGTGCTGTTCCTCGAATCCAGCGACGCGGTGGTGACGGCCTTCCTGCAGGCCTTCGCCTACGCCATCGTAGCGATCATAGTGATCCTGTTCCTGACCATGGAGAAAAAAATCGACGTACTGCTGGTCCTGCTGCCGCTGCTGCTGGCTTCCCTGCTGACGGGAGCGGCCATGGCGCTGGCGAAGGTTCCCTTCAACTTCGCCAACATCATCGCCCTGCCGCTGGTGTTCGGCATGGGGGTGGACAACTGCATCCACATGGTCCACCGCTTCCGCACCGCGCCGCCGAAGGACGGCATTCTCCTGCACACCAGCACCGCCCTGGCCGTCGTGCTGAGCGCACTCACCAACATCAGCGGCTTCGGCAACCTCGCGGTGTCGCCCCATCTCGGCATGGCCAGCATGGGAATCATGCTGAGCATCGGCATCCTCGCGACGCTCTTGTGCAGCATGATCGTGCTGCCGGCGCTGCTGGCGCAGACGGAGCATTTGGGGCGGCGGCTCACGAAGCCCTGTGGCTGA
- a CDS encoding type II toxin-antitoxin system RelE/ParE family toxin, translated as MKIIWAPQALRDLREIYLYLLKDSPGAVRALHERIRSRVLQLADAPQIGRPGRVPGTRELVIPGSRYIVPYRVAGDTLQILRVYHTARVWPGAFD; from the coding sequence TTGAAGATAATCTGGGCCCCGCAGGCCTTGCGCGACCTTCGTGAGATATATCTTTACCTCTTGAAGGACAGCCCGGGCGCGGTCCGCGCACTGCACGAACGCATTCGCTCACGGGTCCTGCAGCTGGCGGATGCGCCCCAGATCGGCCGGCCCGGACGGGTGCCGGGCACGCGGGAGTTGGTGATACCGGGAAGCCGGTACATCGTTCCTTATCGCGTTGCCGGCGATACGCTTCAGATTCTCCGGGTCTATCACACAGCCCGGGTTTGGCCTGGGGCATTTGATTGA
- a CDS encoding CopG family ribbon-helix-helix protein, which produces MADTSITIRTDSELAAKVAALAAAMDRSRNWVIEDALRHYVEAQAWQIEGIEQAKASLDRGEGIPHEQAMADLESLLSGGEEAP; this is translated from the coding sequence ATGGCCGACACCAGCATTACCATCCGAACGGATAGCGAACTTGCCGCCAAGGTTGCGGCTTTGGCGGCGGCTATGGATCGTTCGCGCAACTGGGTCATCGAGGATGCACTCAGGCACTACGTCGAAGCCCAGGCGTGGCAGATCGAGGGCATCGAGCAAGCCAAGGCCTCTCTGGATAGGGGGGAAGGCATTCCGCATGAACAGGCGATGGCCGATCTCGAGTCGTTGCTTTCGGGCGGCGAAGAGGCGCCTTGA